GACGAGACGGTATTTGGCGGGGCCGAAGAGCTTGACGTTGTCGCCGTAATGCGGTCCGTCGCTGGCAACCATTGGTCCGAGCGCGCCCGAGGCTTCCCGACCATTTGCGAGGTTCGTCAACTGATATTCGACGTGCAGGTTGGGAAGCCAGTCTCCTTCCGCGAAACCGTTGGCATTGTCGGCGGTTGCGTGAATGTCGGCTTCAAGATGGATATCCGATTGCGAGGCCTCAAGCATCATTCCCGGCGGGTCCATTTCGACCGGCTGCAAAAAGACCGCCGCGACCTCCATCCCCTTAACAAGTTGCGGCTCGCCGATCGGATATTCGGCCGCCCGCACGAGCGCGGGCGCAGTTGCAAGCGAACCGATTGCGATGACCGTAGCCAGTGTAAATCTTGACATGAAAAAGCTCCGTTGCTGCCGCTGGACCCGTTGTTGTTTGAACTATTCAAACATGATTTGCTTGCTCACCTTTATGGCCGTCAATCGTGCCGCTCTTTGTTCCAGCGCAAATACGAAGCCAGGCGGCGCGTTTGAGATTTCGCAATGAAGCGATGACTGAAGAAGGGATAGAGGATGGGGTCGACAACTACTTGAGGGTTGAACGTGCAGGAATTCGCAGCCGCCTTCGCAGTCTTCATCGCGCTGCATTCGATCCCGGCGATCCCGGCTCTGCGCTCGCGCATCATCAGCATCGTCGGAAGACCAGCCTACTTCGTCATCTATTCCGTCATCTCAACGGCGGTTCTCGTCTGGGTCTTTCGCGCCGCGCTGATGCTGGACTACATCCCGCTTTGGGATTTTCGGCCCTGGCAGGCAATCGCGACGTTTGTCCTGGCCCCGGTGGGTATTTTTCTGGTGATTGCCGGGCTCTTGAGCGACAATCCGCTGTCGATCTCGCTGGCACGAGGATCGACGCCAGGAGCGATCGTCAGCATCACGCGGCATCCGGTCTTATGGGGCTTTTTTCTTTGGGCGGCCGGGCACGTGATCGTCAACGGAGACCTGCGCTCCCTGCTGCTTTTCGGCGGATTTGCGCTCTTTGCCATCGGAGGCATCCCCATGGCGGAAAAACGCGCCCAGCGCCGTCTTGGCGCCGGCTGGGCGACTGTTGCAGCCGGCACATCAAATGTGCCGCTGCTTGGCGCTCTGACAGGGCAAATGAAGCCGCGCTTCGACATGCGTCTCGGCGTGGGCGCCTTGGCCACCACTGCTTTGGTGGTGTGGTTGCTAGTGGCTGGCCACAGCTATCTGTTTGGGACCGACCCGCTTTCCCTGCTCGGTTGAGCCGGGCCAGGGCCGGCAGGCCGTTCTCCCTGCCAGGTCTGCGCAAGTGGCCGGATCGGCAATGCCAGCAGGTCGATTGCTCGTGAAGCAATGTGGTCCACGACATCAGCGACCGTTTCCGGCTTCTGATAGAAGGCCGGGACCGGCGGCATGATGATGCCGCCGCACTCGGTGACGGTAACCATGTTACGCAGATGGCCAAGGTGAAGCGGTGTCTCGCGAGCCAACAGGACCAGTCTCCGCCGCTCCTTGAGCTGCACGTCGGCTGCGCGCACGATCAGGTTGTCGGAGAAACCTGCGGCGATCCCCGCCAGTGTCCGCATCGAGCATGGCGCGACGACCATGCCATGAACGGGAAACGAGCCGCTGGCGATGGCTGCTCCGATGTCGGCGGCATCATGGGCTTTGCGCACCTTGAGCAGAAGCTTGCCATAGGCATCCGCGCTGATCTCATGGGCAAGCGTGCGCCGTCCCGCTTCCGAAACCACGAGATGAACGTCGATGCCGTGTGCAATAAGCTTGTCCGCAATTGCGACACCGAAGATCGCGCCCGAAGCGCCGGTGATCGACAACACCACGCGAGGTGCCATCAGAGGGTCATAAATCACGTTTCACCCTTTCCCAAATGGCACCGGCGCGGGCCGAAACCTCGGGCGGCATCGACAAGACACGCCCCCAGTCGCGCTCCGTCTCCGAGCCGATCTTGTTGGTCGCATCGCAGCCCATCTTGGCGCCCAAGCCAGGTCTCGGCGAAGCAAAGTCAAGATAGTCGATCGGCGTGTTTTCGATGACGGTGAGGTCGCGGCTGGCGTCGAACCGCGTCGACAGGGCCCAGATGACGTCGGCCCAATTGCGGACGTTGATGTCGGGATCGACCACGATGATTAGCTTCGTGTAGTTGAACTGCGGCAGCATCGACCAGAGACCCATCATAATCCTCTTGGCCTGGCCCGGGTAACGCTTGTCGATCGAAACCACGATCGCGCGATAGGAGCAGGCCTCCGGCGGCAGCCACAAATCGCATATTTCCGGAAACTGCCGCTTGACTATCGGCACGAAGAGATCCGTCATCGCCTCTCCCAATCGCGACGGTTCATCGGGCGGGCGGCCGGTGAATGTAGAGAGATAGAAGGGATTTTTTCGACTTGTCATGGCCGAGACGGTCATGACCGGGAATGGCTCGACGCTGTTGTAATAGCCTGTATGGTCGCCGTAGGGTCCCTCGGGCGCGCACTCCGTGGCTGACACCGTACCTTCCAGGATAATCTCCGCATTGGTCGGAATTGGCATCGGAACCGTCAATGCGGAGCTCACCTCTGTCCTCGCCGATCGCAGGAGGCCGGCAAAGTTGATCTCGCTGAAGCCTTCCGGAAGGGGCATGACCGCCGAGAGAATGCTGATGGGGTCTGCGCCTATCGCGATTGTGACGGGCATGTCCAATCCTTTGCGCAGCCAGGCCCGATGATGTTTTGCTCCGCCGCGATGATCCAGCCAACGCATAATGAGTGAGCGTTGGTCACGCACCTGCATCCGGTATATCCCGACATTGATATCGGACGGATCGTCCGGAGAGCGCGTGATCACCATCGGCCAGGTGACGAGTGGCGCCGGCTCGCCCGGCCAGCACCATTGGATCGGAAGCAGCGAAAGGTCCACGTCCTCTCCTGTGCGCATCACCGCCTGCGCCGGCGACCTTGCCCGGCGCTTGGGTCGCATTGACATCGCCGCCCGCACAAGCGGCAACTTGTCCCAAGCCTCCCGGATGGTCTTCGGCGGGGTTGGCCGATGCAGCTCGCCCAGCATGGCCGCAAGGTTTGCCAGGCCTCCGGTCGGCAAGCCGAAGCCGAGTTCAATCCTTTCCCGGGTACCAAAGAGATTGACGAGAACAGGAATGTGCTTGGTCCTGCCGGACGCATCGACCGGCGTCTCGAAAAGAAGGGCCGGACCGTCTTCTTCCATGGACCTTCGGTGGATCTCTGCCATCTCGTGGACGAGTGAGACCGGCTCGCTGATACGGTGAAGCAGGTTGCGCCGTTCCAGGTCGAGCGCAAAGCTTTGGAGGTCTGGAAATGTGGCAACGGGAGCGGCGTGATTATTCATCCGCATGCCCATCGGTAAAAAAATCCGGCCTGTCTTTGAGATGGCGCAAATACCGGCCGATCAGCCGGCGCTAAACCGGTTCCCGCTACCAATGAGGCGCGCATGTTATTCCGACCACGGCTGATGGCTTCCTTGCACGCGGTTCCGTTACCGCTTGCTCAAGGCGTCTCGGCTTTCCTGTTTAGACAGATCCTCGAACGGCATTCAGGACTCTTTGACCGGCTGGGAGCTTTCAAGGAAAAGCGATTTGCGTTTGTTCCGACGGATTTGCCCTTTTCCTTTCTGGTCGATCCGTCCTGCAAGACGACAAAGGCGGTCCGAAAGAGCCACCCG
This Rhizobium sullae DNA region includes the following protein-coding sequences:
- a CDS encoding iron transporter → MSRFTLATVIAIGSLATAPALVRAAEYPIGEPQLVKGMEVAAVFLQPVEMDPPGMMLEASQSDIHLEADIHATADNANGFAEGDWLPNLHVEYQLTNLANGREASGALGPMVASDGPHYGDNVKLFGPAKYRLVLTVHPSGHGEMAFGRHVDKETGVAAWPNDFTLNYDFVFAGVGKKGGY
- a CDS encoding NnrU family protein; the protein is MQEFAAAFAVFIALHSIPAIPALRSRIISIVGRPAYFVIYSVISTAVLVWVFRAALMLDYIPLWDFRPWQAIATFVLAPVGIFLVIAGLLSDNPLSISLARGSTPGAIVSITRHPVLWGFFLWAAGHVIVNGDLRSLLLFGGFALFAIGGIPMAEKRAQRRLGAGWATVAAGTSNVPLLGALTGQMKPRFDMRLGVGALATTALVVWLLVAGHSYLFGTDPLSLLG
- a CDS encoding UbiD family decarboxylase, which gives rise to MNNHAAPVATFPDLQSFALDLERRNLLHRISEPVSLVHEMAEIHRRSMEEDGPALLFETPVDASGRTKHIPVLVNLFGTRERIELGFGLPTGGLANLAAMLGELHRPTPPKTIREAWDKLPLVRAAMSMRPKRRARSPAQAVMRTGEDVDLSLLPIQWCWPGEPAPLVTWPMVITRSPDDPSDINVGIYRMQVRDQRSLIMRWLDHRGGAKHHRAWLRKGLDMPVTIAIGADPISILSAVMPLPEGFSEINFAGLLRSARTEVSSALTVPMPIPTNAEIILEGTVSATECAPEGPYGDHTGYYNSVEPFPVMTVSAMTSRKNPFYLSTFTGRPPDEPSRLGEAMTDLFVPIVKRQFPEICDLWLPPEACSYRAIVVSIDKRYPGQAKRIMMGLWSMLPQFNYTKLIIVVDPDINVRNWADVIWALSTRFDASRDLTVIENTPIDYLDFASPRPGLGAKMGCDATNKIGSETERDWGRVLSMPPEVSARAGAIWERVKRDL
- a CDS encoding UbiX family flavin prenyltransferase, which produces MMAPRVVLSITGASGAIFGVAIADKLIAHGIDVHLVVSEAGRRTLAHEISADAYGKLLLKVRKAHDAADIGAAIASGSFPVHGMVVAPCSMRTLAGIAAGFSDNLIVRAADVQLKERRRLVLLARETPLHLGHLRNMVTVTECGGIIMPPVPAFYQKPETVADVVDHIASRAIDLLALPIRPLAQTWQGERPAGPGPAQPSRESGSVPNR